The Amycolatopsis sp. DG1A-15b genome window below encodes:
- a CDS encoding glutaredoxin domain-containing protein: MSNVEVEFYWRPGCGFCAALERPLSKSGFNVRAINIWEDPAAAARVREVANGNETVPTVIVGSRAMVNPSFAEVEAAVKAASASAG, translated from the coding sequence ATGAGCAACGTCGAGGTCGAGTTCTATTGGCGGCCGGGGTGCGGGTTCTGCGCCGCGCTGGAGCGGCCGTTGTCGAAGAGCGGCTTCAACGTCCGCGCGATCAACATCTGGGAGGACCCGGCGGCGGCCGCGCGGGTCCGTGAGGTCGCGAACGGCAACGAGACCGTGCCGACGGTGATCGTCGGATCGCGGGCGATGGTCAACCCCTCCTTCGCCGAGGTCGAGGCGGCGGTCAAGGCAGCTTCAGCTTCGGCGGGGTGA
- a CDS encoding VOC family protein has product MDIDHTVFLTRNHADTWRRYEQLGFTLSPPSRHFASRTGSDDLVPSCTANRCAYFGGSFLELIGIVDETAGDPWRVLPLLDARGDGLHGCSFGVDDSDAAERRLREAGLSTSGVLKLQRDVELPEGTRTARFRSVHISRDRTPEGILHTAEHLTPEYLHQPRYLGHPNGARAVAGILLVVPDDEAGEYRRRYDVITGGHAPVDIAGVSDLDAVLPGETPRKLPYFAAHGVVVADLAAARKLIEEHVPTTTHDRGFFVRAEDAFGAAVYFEEAR; this is encoded by the coding sequence ATGGACATCGACCACACGGTCTTCCTGACCAGGAACCACGCGGACACCTGGCGGCGCTACGAACAACTCGGCTTCACGCTGAGCCCGCCGTCGCGGCACTTCGCGTCCCGCACCGGCAGCGACGACCTCGTGCCGAGCTGCACAGCGAACCGGTGCGCCTACTTCGGTGGCTCGTTCCTCGAACTGATCGGCATCGTCGACGAGACGGCCGGCGATCCGTGGCGCGTCCTGCCCCTCCTCGACGCCCGCGGCGACGGCCTCCACGGCTGCTCCTTCGGCGTCGACGACTCCGACGCCGCCGAGAGGCGGCTGCGAGAAGCCGGGCTCTCGACGTCCGGGGTGCTGAAGCTGCAACGCGACGTCGAACTGCCGGAAGGCACGCGCACCGCACGGTTCCGCAGCGTCCACATCAGCCGGGACCGCACCCCCGAGGGCATCCTCCACACGGCCGAGCACCTCACCCCGGAGTACCTCCACCAGCCGCGCTACCTCGGGCATCCCAACGGCGCCCGCGCCGTGGCCGGGATCCTCCTCGTCGTCCCCGATGACGAGGCCGGCGAGTACCGGCGGCGCTACGACGTCATCACCGGTGGCCACGCACCGGTCGACATCGCCGGCGTGAGCGACCTCGACGCCGTCCTGCCCGGCGAAACCCCGCGGAAGCTGCCGTACTTCGCCGCCCACGGCGTCGTGGTGGCGGATCTCGCGGCGGCGCGGAAACTGATCGAGGAGCACGTCCCGACCACCACCCACGACCGCGGGTTCTTCGTCCGCGCCGAAGACGCCTTCGGTGCCGCGGTGTACTTCGAGGAGGCACGATGA
- a CDS encoding DNA polymerase III subunit beta, translated as MDVTAPAHRLSAAVSAASRLLPARAGLRLAADAAGLTVAGVASDLAVRFGCPATTHTDGSVVIPAAPLAETLKVLDTELVRLVVEGTRLALRLDNARFALPLLSESGLAPDPPAQVSEVDGAAFASALRIVAGTAAKDDPLPLFTGVRVQAAGDRLTLTASDRYRMAVARLPLSSPGNLDVLVPAALLSEAARQARGKVGLHMGPGRFGVSWHGGLVATAVLDAGFLSEDSIPSGTVDTTVSLQADALVAAVRRVGVYAEDRRVLTLEVGDTQVRLASARQDTGEAEETLKADVSGGRTSPSFQARYLLDALAAFAGERVVLSIQPGMRACILRAAEPGEVELTYYLMPMLSR; from the coding sequence ATGGACGTCACCGCGCCTGCCCACCGCCTCTCGGCGGCCGTCTCCGCCGCGTCACGCCTGCTGCCCGCCCGCGCCGGTCTGCGGTTGGCGGCGGACGCGGCCGGGCTGACGGTCGCCGGGGTGGCCTCGGACCTCGCCGTCCGGTTCGGCTGCCCGGCGACCACGCACACCGACGGCTCGGTCGTCATCCCCGCGGCCCCGCTGGCGGAGACGCTCAAGGTGCTCGACACGGAACTGGTCCGCCTGGTCGTCGAAGGCACGCGCCTGGCGTTGCGGCTGGACAACGCCCGGTTCGCGCTGCCGCTGTTGTCCGAATCCGGTCTTGCTCCGGACCCACCGGCCCAGGTGTCCGAAGTGGACGGAGCGGCGTTCGCCTCGGCGTTGCGGATCGTCGCGGGCACGGCGGCGAAGGACGACCCGCTGCCGCTGTTCACGGGCGTCCGCGTGCAGGCCGCCGGTGATCGGCTGACGTTGACGGCGTCCGACCGTTATCGGATGGCGGTCGCCCGGCTGCCCCTGTCCTCGCCGGGCAACTTGGACGTCCTGGTCCCGGCGGCCCTGCTGTCGGAAGCGGCCCGGCAGGCGCGGGGAAAGGTGGGCCTCCACATGGGCCCGGGCCGGTTCGGGGTGAGCTGGCACGGAGGCCTGGTCGCGACGGCGGTCCTCGACGCTGGCTTCCTGTCGGAGGACTCGATCCCCTCGGGCACGGTGGACACGACGGTGTCGCTGCAGGCGGACGCCTTGGTGGCGGCGGTCCGTCGCGTGGGGGTGTACGCGGAGGACAGGCGAGTCCTGACGTTGGAGGTCGGCGACACCCAGGTCCGGTTGGCAAGCGCCCGGCAGGACACGGGCGAGGCGGAGGAGACGCTGAAGGCCGACGTCAGCGGCGGCCGGACGTCGCCGTCGTTCCAGGCCCGGTACCTGCTGGACGCGTTGGCGGCGTTCGCGGGCGAGCGGGTGGTGCTGTCGATCCAGCCGGGGATGCGGGCGTGCATCCTGCGGGCTGCGGAGCCTGGGGAGGTGGAGCTGACGTACTACCTGATGCCGATGCTCAGCCGATGA
- a CDS encoding DUF4177 domain-containing protein: MSATKWEYATVPLLIHATKQILDQWGEDGWELVTVLPNPSGEQHVAYLKRPKG; encoded by the coding sequence ATGAGCGCCACCAAGTGGGAGTACGCCACCGTCCCTCTGCTGATCCACGCCACGAAGCAGATCCTCGACCAGTGGGGCGAGGACGGCTGGGAGCTGGTCACCGTGCTGCCGAACCCGAGCGGCGAGCAGCACGTCGCCTACCTGAAGCGTCCGAAGGGCTGA
- a CDS encoding MBL fold metallo-hydrolase, with product MTAPAYGVLRQVSETASVLLENNPSSMTLEGTNSWVLRATPSSPAVVVDPGYRDLAHLELLAGVGAVELILLTHCHPDHAEGAPWFAERTGAPVRAFDPALCIDASSFVDEEVISAGGLSLRVLHTPGHTDDSVSLVLDGQVLTGDTILGRGTTVLHDLGDYLRSLRKLIELPAGTVGLPGHGPELPDLPATAREYLAHREQRLDQVRSALKTLGADATPRQVVEVVYADVDRALWAPAEWSVQAQLDYLRSEENG from the coding sequence ATGACCGCCCCCGCGTACGGCGTGCTGCGCCAGGTGTCCGAGACGGCGTCGGTGCTGCTGGAGAACAACCCGTCGTCGATGACGCTCGAAGGCACCAACAGCTGGGTGCTGCGGGCGACGCCGTCGAGCCCGGCCGTGGTCGTCGATCCGGGCTACCGCGACCTCGCGCACCTCGAGCTGCTGGCCGGAGTCGGCGCGGTGGAGCTGATCCTGCTCACGCACTGCCACCCCGACCACGCCGAGGGCGCACCGTGGTTCGCCGAGCGCACCGGCGCGCCGGTGCGGGCGTTCGACCCTGCTCTGTGCATCGATGCTTCGTCCTTTGTGGACGAGGAAGTGATTTCGGCGGGCGGCCTTTCCCTTCGTGTCCTGCACACCCCCGGGCACACCGACGACTCGGTGTCGCTGGTCCTCGACGGCCAGGTGCTGACCGGCGACACGATCCTCGGGCGCGGCACCACGGTGCTGCACGACCTCGGCGACTACCTGCGTTCGCTGCGGAAGCTGATCGAGCTGCCGGCCGGGACGGTCGGCCTGCCCGGTCACGGTCCGGAGCTCCCCGACCTGCCCGCGACCGCGCGTGAGTACCTCGCCCACCGGGAACAGCGGCTCGACCAGGTGCGTTCGGCCTTGAAGACGCTCGGGGCGGACGCCACCCCGCGCCAGGTCGTCGAAGTCGTCTACGCCGACGTCGACCGGGCGCTGTGGGCGCCCGCCGAGTGGAGCGTGCAGGCGCAGCTGGACTACTTGCGGTCGGAGGAGAACGGATGA
- a CDS encoding RidA family protein, with product MTWSERLKELGIELPGVAAPLAAYVPAVQSGKHVYTSGQLPFVDGVLAATGKVGAEISPEEAKGHARTSALNALAAVHALVGIDNVARIVKVVGFVASAEGFTGQPAVVNGASELLGEVFGDAGIHARSAVGVAELPIGSPVEVELIVEVQ from the coding sequence GTGACCTGGAGCGAACGGCTGAAGGAGCTCGGCATCGAGCTGCCCGGCGTCGCGGCCCCGCTGGCCGCGTACGTGCCCGCCGTCCAGAGCGGGAAGCACGTCTACACCTCCGGCCAGCTGCCCTTCGTCGACGGCGTGCTCGCAGCGACCGGCAAGGTCGGCGCGGAGATCAGCCCCGAAGAGGCGAAGGGCCACGCCCGCACCTCGGCGCTCAACGCGCTCGCGGCCGTGCACGCGCTGGTCGGCATTGACAACGTCGCGCGGATCGTCAAGGTTGTCGGCTTCGTGGCTTCCGCGGAGGGCTTCACCGGTCAGCCGGCGGTCGTCAACGGCGCGTCCGAACTGCTCGGCGAGGTGTTCGGCGACGCGGGCATCCACGCCCGCTCCGCCGTCGGTGTCGCGGAGCTGCCCATCGGCTCGCCGGTGGAGGTCGAACTGATCGTGGAGGTGCAGTGA
- a CDS encoding ArsA-related P-loop ATPase produces the protein MTISHAGWTDELARARLHFVTGKGGTGKTTLAAALGLALAREGRRVLLIEVEGRQGIAQLFDTEPLPYAEQRIASVPGGGELRALHIDVEAALLEYFEMFYNLGFAGRTLRRMGAIEFATTLAPGLRDVLLTGKIKECVGRTESDGRHTYDAVVVDSPPTGRVVKFLDVTKALTDLAKTGPIRGQADGVVRLLHSGETAVHLATLLEEMPVRETVEAVAELDGADLRPGAVLVNRVRPPRLPARSVTAAADGRVDASRVRTGLASAGLKLPQETLDALVDETVEHAVRVAAEQRAREQLAEADLPTLELPDLTEGVDVAALYDLAEALTDQGVRL, from the coding sequence GTGACCATTTCCCATGCCGGCTGGACCGACGAGCTTGCCCGCGCCCGGCTGCACTTCGTCACCGGCAAGGGCGGGACCGGCAAGACGACGCTGGCCGCCGCGCTCGGCCTCGCGCTCGCCCGCGAAGGCCGTCGCGTGCTGCTCATCGAGGTCGAAGGCCGGCAGGGCATCGCCCAGCTCTTCGACACCGAGCCGCTGCCCTACGCCGAGCAGCGCATCGCGTCCGTTCCCGGCGGTGGCGAGCTGCGCGCGCTGCACATCGACGTCGAAGCCGCGCTGCTCGAGTACTTCGAGATGTTCTACAACCTGGGCTTCGCCGGCCGGACGCTGCGGCGGATGGGCGCGATCGAGTTCGCGACCACGCTCGCGCCGGGCCTGCGTGACGTCCTGCTCACCGGGAAGATCAAGGAGTGCGTCGGCCGGACCGAGTCCGACGGGCGGCACACCTACGACGCCGTCGTCGTCGACTCGCCGCCGACCGGCCGGGTCGTCAAGTTCCTCGACGTCACCAAGGCGCTGACCGACCTCGCGAAGACCGGCCCGATCCGCGGCCAGGCCGACGGTGTCGTCCGCCTGCTGCACTCCGGGGAGACCGCCGTGCACCTGGCCACGCTGCTGGAGGAGATGCCGGTGCGCGAAACCGTCGAGGCTGTGGCCGAGCTGGACGGCGCCGACCTGCGCCCAGGCGCGGTGCTGGTCAACCGGGTCCGGCCGCCGCGGCTGCCCGCCCGTTCGGTGACCGCCGCCGCCGACGGCCGCGTCGACGCCTCCCGCGTCCGCACCGGGCTCGCCTCGGCCGGGCTGAAGCTGCCGCAGGAGACCCTGGACGCGCTGGTCGACGAGACCGTCGAGCACGCCGTGCGGGTCGCCGCCGAGCAGCGGGCCCGCGAGCAGCTCGCCGAGGCCGACCTGCCGACACTGGAACTGCCGGACCTGACCGAGGGCGTCGACGTCGCGGCCCTCTACGACCTGGCCGAAGCCCTGACCGACCAGGGGGTGCGGTTGTGA
- a CDS encoding ArsA family ATPase has translation MTTIDIDALLDAPESRVIVCCGSGGVGKTTTAAALALRAAERGRQTVVLTIDPARRLAQALGLRELGNHPRQVQVEGFEPKGELWAMMLDMRRTFDDMVRVHAGPERAEQLLQNPFYQTISTSFSGTQEYMAMEKLGQLAATGEWDLIIVDTPPSRSALDFLDAPTRLSSALDGRMIRLLTAPAKAGGWGLRKVVNAGFSMFAKAVSTIIGGQLLTDASAFMQAFDSMFGGFRERARKTAELLRSSGTSFLVVAAPEPDALREASYFVERLSAESMPLGGLIANRTHPVLAKLSRGEALAAAETLQSAPLAEAVLRLHADRVELAAREERLLARFTRAHPEVALAKVPALAGDVHDLDGLRDIGVKLAG, from the coding sequence GTGACCACCATCGACATCGACGCGCTGCTCGACGCCCCGGAAAGCCGCGTGATCGTCTGCTGCGGCTCCGGCGGTGTCGGCAAGACGACCACGGCCGCGGCGCTGGCCCTGCGCGCGGCCGAGCGCGGCCGCCAGACCGTGGTGCTGACGATCGACCCCGCGCGCCGGCTGGCCCAGGCGCTCGGCCTGCGCGAACTCGGCAACCACCCGCGGCAGGTGCAGGTCGAGGGGTTCGAGCCGAAGGGCGAGCTCTGGGCGATGATGCTCGACATGCGCCGCACGTTCGACGACATGGTGCGCGTGCACGCCGGCCCCGAGCGCGCCGAGCAGCTGCTCCAGAACCCCTTCTACCAGACGATTTCCACGTCGTTCTCCGGCACGCAGGAGTACATGGCGATGGAGAAGCTGGGCCAGCTCGCCGCCACCGGCGAGTGGGACCTGATCATCGTGGACACCCCGCCGAGCCGGTCCGCGCTGGACTTCCTGGACGCGCCGACGCGGCTTTCCTCCGCCTTGGACGGCCGGATGATCCGGCTGCTCACCGCCCCGGCGAAGGCCGGCGGCTGGGGCCTGCGCAAGGTGGTCAACGCCGGGTTCTCGATGTTCGCCAAGGCGGTGTCGACGATCATCGGCGGCCAGCTGCTGACCGACGCGTCGGCGTTCATGCAGGCCTTCGACAGCATGTTCGGCGGCTTCCGCGAGCGCGCCCGCAAGACCGCGGAGCTGCTGCGCTCGTCCGGGACGTCGTTCCTGGTCGTGGCCGCACCGGAGCCGGACGCGCTGCGGGAGGCGTCCTACTTCGTGGAGCGGCTGTCGGCCGAGTCGATGCCGCTGGGCGGGCTGATCGCGAACCGGACGCACCCGGTGCTCGCGAAGCTGTCCCGCGGGGAGGCACTGGCGGCGGCCGAGACGCTGCAGAGCGCCCCCTTGGCCGAGGCGGTGCTGCGGCTGCACGCCGACCGCGTCGAGCTGGCGGCGCGCGAGGAACGGCTGCTGGCGCGGTTCACCCGGGCCCACCCGGAGGTGGCGCTGGCGAAGGTGCCGGCACTGGCCGGCGACGTGCACGACCTCGACGGCCTGCGCGACATCGGCGTGAAGCTCGCGGGCTGA
- a CDS encoding carboxylesterase family protein has protein sequence MIVETTTGRIRGAQGAFKGIPYATAKRFEAPKPPKPWSGVKDALEAGPAAPQPPSRLEHALGPMPLPQSEDCLSLNVFTPSATGSRPVLVWIHGGGFSSGSGGQVWYTGTRLARDADAVVVTLNYRLGALGFAALDGVPPNLGIADQLAALEWVRDNIAAFGGNPAEVTLGGQSAGAQSTLALWSAPRAKGLVKRIALQSAPLGLRPSTPDEAAVSAGRLAEALAGEDIRTVPVARLIAAQLAVPGKPGSIEPPFQLVADDDLVAKDLVEAAPEGPALISWTREELRAFVPDAPRGAIDEANSLFTSDRLAKRLGAFTYRFDWHAPGNRFGACHCIDIPFLFGTHDVWPAPMLDGAPKGLENETGLREVWAAFLHGERPSALTPPKLKLP, from the coding sequence ATGATCGTCGAAACCACCACCGGCCGGATCCGCGGCGCGCAAGGCGCGTTCAAAGGCATCCCGTACGCCACCGCGAAACGCTTCGAAGCACCGAAGCCGCCGAAGCCGTGGAGCGGTGTCAAAGACGCGCTCGAAGCCGGCCCCGCCGCACCGCAGCCGCCGTCACGGCTGGAACACGCCCTCGGCCCGATGCCCCTGCCGCAGAGCGAAGACTGCCTCTCCCTCAACGTCTTCACGCCGTCGGCCACCGGAAGCCGTCCGGTACTGGTGTGGATCCACGGTGGCGGGTTCTCCAGCGGCTCCGGCGGCCAGGTCTGGTACACCGGCACGCGCCTGGCCCGCGACGCCGACGCCGTCGTCGTGACGCTCAACTACCGGCTCGGCGCCCTCGGCTTCGCCGCGCTGGACGGGGTGCCGCCGAACCTCGGGATCGCCGATCAGCTCGCCGCGCTGGAATGGGTGCGGGACAACATCGCCGCGTTCGGCGGGAATCCGGCCGAAGTCACCCTCGGCGGGCAGTCGGCCGGGGCGCAGTCGACGCTCGCCCTCTGGTCGGCGCCGCGGGCGAAGGGCCTGGTCAAGCGGATCGCGCTGCAGAGCGCACCCCTCGGCCTGCGACCGTCCACACCGGACGAAGCCGCCGTGTCCGCCGGGCGGCTCGCCGAAGCGCTGGCCGGCGAGGACATCCGCACGGTCCCGGTCGCCAGGCTGATCGCCGCTCAGCTCGCGGTCCCCGGCAAGCCCGGCTCGATCGAACCACCGTTCCAGCTCGTCGCCGACGACGACCTCGTCGCGAAGGACCTCGTCGAAGCGGCACCCGAAGGCCCCGCGCTGATCAGCTGGACGCGAGAAGAACTGCGCGCCTTCGTCCCCGACGCGCCCCGAGGAGCGATCGACGAAGCGAACAGCCTCTTCACCAGCGACCGGCTGGCGAAGAGGCTCGGCGCCTTCACCTACCGCTTCGACTGGCACGCCCCGGGCAACCGGTTCGGCGCCTGCCACTGCATCGACATCCCGTTCCTCTTCGGCACCCACGACGTCTGGCCCGCGCCCATGCTCGACGGCGCCCCGAAGGGCCTCGAGAACGAGACCGGCCTGCGGGAGGTGTGGGCCGCCTTCCTCCACGGAGAACGGCCCAGCGCACTCACCCCGCCGAAGCTGAAGCTGCCTTGA
- a CDS encoding Lrp/AsnC family transcriptional regulator: MESGLLDDLDRRLAHALQLDGRASFSTIAAVLGVSDQTIARRYRKLRSAGVLRVVGVPEAAPLGQVHWLVRLRCVPDAAAAIAAGLARRDDTQWVSLMSGGTEIVCFVRAPLREQADGLLLGQLPRTPRVVSMTAYRLLRRFAGGPAGWPGRAGALSASEVSSLRRIPSGGPYRPEPEDAALLAALAHDARADMSTLAAACGRSESTVRRRLEALRASGAVYFDVEVDAALLGYPLTATLWLTVAPSALESAGRALAGHPQVAFAAATTGPANLVANVGCRDDAALYSYLADDLGGLPGVQQVETAPMIRTLKRFGTLEPV; encoded by the coding sequence GTGGAATCCGGCCTGCTCGACGACCTCGACCGTCGCCTGGCGCACGCGCTGCAGCTGGACGGCCGGGCGTCGTTCAGCACCATCGCGGCGGTGCTGGGTGTCTCGGACCAGACGATCGCGCGCCGGTACCGGAAGCTGCGGTCGGCCGGCGTGCTGCGGGTGGTCGGCGTGCCGGAGGCGGCACCGCTGGGCCAGGTCCACTGGCTGGTGCGGCTGCGCTGCGTCCCCGACGCGGCGGCGGCGATCGCGGCGGGGCTGGCCCGACGCGACGACACGCAGTGGGTGAGCCTGATGTCGGGCGGGACGGAGATCGTGTGTTTCGTCCGGGCGCCGCTGCGGGAGCAGGCGGACGGCTTGCTGCTGGGTCAGCTGCCGAGGACGCCCCGGGTGGTGTCGATGACGGCGTACCGGCTGCTGCGCCGTTTCGCGGGCGGCCCGGCGGGCTGGCCGGGCCGCGCCGGCGCACTGTCGGCTTCGGAGGTGTCTTCGCTGCGCCGTATTCCTTCGGGCGGCCCCTACCGGCCGGAGCCGGAGGACGCGGCCTTGCTGGCCGCCCTGGCCCACGACGCCCGAGCCGATATGTCGACATTGGCGGCGGCCTGCGGACGTTCGGAGTCGACGGTCCGCCGTCGCCTGGAGGCGTTGCGCGCATCGGGAGCGGTGTACTTCGACGTGGAGGTGGACGCGGCCCTGCTGGGCTACCCCCTGACGGCGACGCTCTGGCTGACGGTGGCGCCATCGGCATTGGAATCGGCGGGCCGCGCACTGGCGGGCCACCCCCAGGTGGCATTCGCGGCGGCCACGACGGGCCCGGCCAACCTGGTGGCGAACGTGGGCTGCCGCGACGACGCGGCGTTGTATTCGTATTTGGCCGACGACCTGGGCGGGCTGCCGGGAGTGCAGCAGGTGGAGACGGCACCGATGATCCGGACGCTGAAGCGCTTCGGCACGCTGGAGCCGGTGTAG
- a CDS encoding WhiB family transcriptional regulator → METNQSSWRINASCRDADPDGLFVRGAEQNRAKAVCMGCPVRTECLAEALDGRINFGVWGGMTERERRALLRRRPDVVSWADLLEAAKRDAKERVEVG, encoded by the coding sequence ATGGAAACCAACCAGTCGAGCTGGCGAATCAACGCGTCCTGCCGGGACGCCGATCCGGACGGCCTGTTCGTCCGGGGTGCGGAGCAGAACCGCGCGAAAGCGGTCTGCATGGGCTGCCCGGTCCGCACGGAATGCCTCGCCGAAGCGCTCGACGGCCGGATCAACTTCGGCGTTTGGGGCGGCATGACCGAACGGGAGCGGCGAGCGCTGCTGCGCCGCCGTCCCGACGTGGTGAGCTGGGCTGACCTGCTCGAAGCGGCCAAGCGCGACGCGAAGGAACGCGTCGAGGTCGGCTGA
- a CDS encoding NUDIX domain-containing protein — protein sequence MEQPKEFVFDIPVGAGVATRANADGPPATPKDAATVVLVRDGADGVEVFLQHRVKGMPFAGGMTVFPGGGVDRRDADTSVAWAGPDPAWWAARFGCDDALARALTCAAVRETFEESGVLLAGGADAVLTDVTPYAAARQALETREVSLAGFLAGAGLTLRADLLRPWAHWITPEQEPRRYDTRFYVAKLPEGQEADGATSEASSSGWQRPEDAIADAREGRRMLMPPTWLTLSELAAFATADDVLSAPREIVRIAPTLVRENDHVRVVLEQR from the coding sequence GTGGAGCAGCCAAAGGAGTTTGTCTTCGACATCCCGGTCGGCGCCGGGGTCGCCACCCGTGCCAACGCCGACGGCCCGCCGGCGACGCCGAAGGACGCGGCCACCGTCGTCCTGGTCCGTGACGGCGCCGACGGCGTCGAGGTCTTCCTCCAGCACCGGGTCAAGGGCATGCCGTTCGCGGGCGGGATGACCGTCTTCCCCGGCGGCGGGGTCGACCGGCGCGACGCCGACACGTCGGTGGCGTGGGCCGGGCCCGACCCGGCGTGGTGGGCTGCGCGGTTCGGCTGCGACGACGCGCTCGCGCGGGCGCTGACCTGCGCGGCCGTGCGCGAGACGTTCGAAGAGTCCGGCGTGCTGCTCGCGGGCGGCGCGGACGCGGTGCTCACCGACGTCACGCCGTACGCGGCGGCGCGCCAGGCCCTGGAGACGCGGGAGGTGTCGCTGGCCGGGTTCCTCGCCGGGGCGGGACTGACGCTGCGGGCCGACCTGCTGCGTCCGTGGGCGCACTGGATCACGCCCGAGCAGGAGCCGCGCCGGTACGACACCCGGTTCTACGTCGCGAAGCTGCCCGAAGGCCAGGAAGCCGACGGGGCGACGTCGGAGGCGTCGAGCTCCGGCTGGCAGCGCCCGGAAGACGCCATCGCCGACGCGCGCGAGGGCCGCCGGATGCTGATGCCGCCGACGTGGCTGACGCTGAGCGAGCTGGCGGCGTTCGCCACCGCCGACGACGTCCTGAGCGCGCCGCGCGAAATCGTCCGGATCGCCCCGACGCTGGTCCGTGAGAACGACCACGTCCGCGTCGTGCTGGAGCAGCGATGA